Within Cyprinus carpio isolate SPL01 chromosome A7, ASM1834038v1, whole genome shotgun sequence, the genomic segment TCACGAGATGTTTTCCGCTTTTCGTCTGCGTCAGAGCGCGAGGAGGAGCGTCAGAAGCGGAGGATCTATAAATAGCGGCTATATAAGCGGCGCTTCAGAAATTCTTAAAGCGCTTTTATTCACTCATTCTCGCGTGTCGTTCTCcctggttttgtttatttgtgtctcAGATTTGTTTCACTGGTAGGTCATCGCGTAAGTTACGTTCGTTGAGGGTAAGTAAAGTAACTTCACGTTGATATTTCTGTTGCCTATCCGTGAAGGATCTGACCATCGATTTTAATCATGCTTCCTGAGAGCAGCACTGGGTAAacgataattattttcatatctaACTTTCTAATTCTACTTCGTTTATTGAAAGCGTATATGGTTGAGTTTCTGTTTCGATGGTGAATGTAGTTTACTTGATCAGTACATCGAGCACGTGCAACTTTTTGGACATTGGctagttgtttaaaaataataataataataattttgacgaTTGTATTGAAATGTATTTGCTGCAATTGAATTATAAATCGAAACTGAGTTTCAGATGAAACTTTGTAACTGTTTATTAAAAGGCCATAGTAGCCTTCTACAGATGCTCACAGGAAGTTTATTTTAGCAGTCAGCTGCTCAGATGTGTCATACATGTTTCAGATttgccaggatgtttttatttGGTATCTGCAGGTTTCATTATAGCCATTCAAATATGTTACAATATTTAGCATCttagttatatagttatataatacaTATGCAAATGCTATTGTATATTTGTCAGTTGTGAAAATAAGTGTGATATGAATGTGTGTGACATTCGAGTGTATCGGGGATGTGACTTCTGGATGGGAATACATGCTGTGGATTCAGTGAGCTGGAAACACAGTTGGTTACAGTCATGTGTGTTGGCCTTATaaactcattttttttccattctctctGTCCAGGTGCAGCTTTGAGGATTGCCAGGACACAGCTGACTGGCTTCTGTCCCAGACTGCAGTGCGTCCTCTGGTGGGCATTGTGTGCGGTTCGGGTTTGGGTGGACTGGCTGACGTATTGAAAGACCAGGAGGCCTTCAACTACAAGGACATCCCCAACTTCCCCCAAAGTACAGGTGAGGTTTTCCTTATAATGTAGGATATTGTGTACTTAATCTTCTAAGATCATTGCATTTACTTCTTTTATCTTTGCTCACCCTTGCGTCTCTTTCTCGTCTGCAGTGCACGGTCATGCAGGCCGGCTGGTGTTTGGCACTTTTAAGGATAGAACATGTGTATGCATGCAGGGACGGTTTCATCTCTATGAGGGTTATCCCGTCCAAAAGGTACGAACGAACCCCTTATAATACACGCACTCTGGCACGTCAGAGTCCAAAACACGTAAACAATATCCAGATCCAAATGGTCTCGGTGCTGATCCAGGCCTGAGGGTTTAAGAACTTGACTTCCATGTATTTAAATATCACTGAAATTGCAATTTGCACTGACTTAAAAGGCTCTGACCTAATGATCCTTCTTAAAATGAACTAAGTGGAACCATCTTTGATCCACACATGACCTTACTGAAAACTGAATTAATTTTAACTGGTTGTGTCGTGTGTGTGATTAAAACGTAAAAAACACAGACTATTTTGCACTAAAATTACTGCTTATATCAGCAAGATGCAACAATATGTCTTTGTGTATAAagaccaacaattaaaaaacagcattaatgGAACACAACTGGCGTAGTATGCACATGATGCCAGATTCAGAGCATCTCAAACTAAGATTGTTCTTCTGTTTCAGATTACGATGCCTATGCGGCTCTTCAAGCTGCTGGGTGTGGAGACCGTGATTCTCACCAACGCCGCTGGCGGTCTGAACCAGGACTATGAAGTGGGCGACATCATGATCATCAAAGATCATCTCAACATTCCTGGATTTGCTGGAAACAACCCTCTGGTTGGACCCAATGACGAAAGGCATGTTTATATGTGCTTATTTAGTTCCTTTAAGCACTACACTCAGGACATGCAGAAATTCCACACGTGCTTCTGTAGATATTGTTCATAATATAACATTACTTTACCTTTTTAGGTTTGGTGTTCGTTTCCCCTGCATGTCTGACGCATACGATCGAGAGCTCCAGCAGCTGGCGCTCGACGTGGGTTCGGAGCTCGGTTACAGTGACTTCCTGCGAGAGGGTGTGTACTGCGTTCTAGGCGGACCGTCGTTCGAGACGATCGCGGAGTGTCGCATGCTGAACAAACTGGGAGCTGATGCTGTCGGTAAGAGTCTTGTCTGCTGTAAAGCTTCTTTTAACCAATCGGAACATGTTATCATAGCTTTATGATATAATATTAGAGTATAATGCAGTTCTCTGAGCATTCGAACTGGCAATATTTAGTTTTCCTGtcggtcatgggttcgattcccttTTTTAGTGCAGTAGTAGTTGTGTAAACGTACCTTAAGTTCAatcaaatgtaactttttttcgttatgcaaatgagcagtggTTTAGTGACCAGTGAGTTGTTGTGCTGTATAATGAAATCTATAtaacactgaaattaaaattagtttatatACACATTTGTCTATGTGAACTGGTTTAATAACCAGACCCTAATGTGTTTTAGGCATGAGTACGGCTCACGAGGTGATCGTGGCACGGCACTGTGGGATGCGCGTCTTCGCTCTGTCTCTGATAACTAATAAGGTAGTGAGTGACTACAACAGCGAGAAAAAGGCCAATCATGAGGAGGTTCTGCAGACGGGCAAACAGAGGGCGGAGCAGATGGAGAGGCTGGTGTCCACCATAATCACCCTGATTGGGCACAACAACAATTTAGCTTAAGACTGTTCTCAGATCACAGACCAAAGAACGCAGACTCTGGATATGGTTAAAAAATCCGTGTTATACAGGTCAATTCCATTTTCCTCCCACGTATTTATGTTTGTGGAATCTTATTTTACAATGGGAAATGGTTATAAAGCCTTTGTTTATGGTTGGTCTGTGATCTTTTGCTCTTATGTATAAACCCTGTAAACAGGAGAGCACTTATTTTTACTAAAGAAAAAATACCTATAATTGTTACGTTCCTCTGAATGCTAAAACTAATGTTTCTTATTTCTAAGCTATCGTTTACATTTGTTACgatgtctaaaattaaaaaattgaattCTCTGTAAAACCCTAATTGCTTTGTAGAATTTGTCGGTAAATGTACAGTAAAGTCTGTCTTGTGTTTTAtaacctttattaaaaaaattggttATTACACCTGTCTCCCTCTCGTCTATGGTGGAAAAGTGAGggattttttttgtacaattttaatattacacattcATGGGTGAGCTGTCTGtctaaaaaactgtttaaatgctTGAGCAGTATTTCTACAGAGCCTCTAATGAGAGTCATTGCAGACGTTTCTCTGgggaatgcaatacttttgcGACATAACGTAAAGATTTTGCGAGTGAATGCAAACACGctcataaattttaaaatgcattgttttcaatagccatgTATTTAATCCAAActccaaaaataaactttttttttcttaatttttattgtatttattttcattatttgggattttttttttttttcattattttgcatgacattatttttcattacagtattttacatttttaaatcgtaTTTGTACTCCTTTATTGCAGTTCTCCTGTACTGGGCTCTGTTGATTCTGTAACATGAACAAGTCATGCTTTTAGATCTGATTTTGTATATTTAGGCCTCATGCTAACATATTATACCATGTTAATCCAGTTGCATTGATGTCAGGGAGTCTGTACCATCTACAGCTGGAGTTTGAAATGCTTCTTCAAATCTAAACTCCGGCTCTTCCTGGATAAAGACAGGATTATGTTAGTTTGATGTGCAGCAAATTAAAGagtttgtatgtttaaaaacacCAAATGAGGAAGATGTTCTCCAGATGTGGTATGATTCAAACTTTTCTGGATTCCCAACACAACATCTGACGTGAAATATTGCTGGTCTCCTCCTACAACaatgcatttttcttatttaatctATTAAGATATCAAGAATACATGGTTTAATTATGAGATGGAGCACCTCTGACATGTTccataacaataacaataaaattaggATTTGATTTTATTCACAGAGACACTATGAGGAAAAGGAAAGGGCACACCGACATCAGGCACTTTTTTGGTGCTAAAAGAGTAAGCAGGAAATATTAGCACTAAGATCTacaaacaattacattaaaagtGTAGGCGCAACACATGTTGCACTTGGGGATCACGGTGGGGATTGATATGGTAGTGGACCATGATGGTCATAGAAGAAGTGAAGGAGCAGTACCCCCCAATTATGGTGGGGTAATTCGCACTCAGCTCCTCATGTCCCAGGAGGAGATGTCCTTTGATGAATCCTTCAGCGCTGTGAAAACCGCCAGGCCTTACATTCAACCAAACCCAGGCTTTATGAATCAGCTGAAGAAGTATAATCCAGAATGCCACTCAAAGTCTGTTTTTTATAAACCAAACTTCTGTTTTATGCTTTTAGATGTTTTTCAGATTTCACACAGCACTTGATGAGTTAATGAGTCAgttatattagaaatgtgtttatttaagggctccaggaccaggattgaggAGGTGTTTTAGTgccaacatctttttttttttttttttttttttttcatatttagattttattaaatacattaaaatattttaatggatatttatgtttatagtggttgctaaaataaaacatttgaaacactCGCTGCTGAATTTTTTAATGGTCTTGAGGTTTAGTGggcaacttttattttgaagtctgCACACAAGTCACAACTCATTAACTGAAGGGACTTAATGATATATTCaccttttatattatttttataataataatttacagtggacctctaaataaataaaactttttaacgatgcacattttaaaaaatatatatattttctttaaaagtcattttcttaaaaaatgtggGAGCTTTGATCCTCAACATTACGTGTAGAAACTTAATGAAGTTAACCTGTTCTATgctgtttgttttctcatttgaTTCACAAGAATCTGATAGCTGCTATAAGGAAAATAAACCCAACGGCTGAACACATCTGTAGAATCCTTAATAAAGCATCAAGTGCAGAGAGAAAAGATCTTACACAACCAGATCAAGTCAACCATATCGTCTGCTGGGAGGGAAAGACGACTTAAGCCTCGTCTCAAAGATGAGGAACATGTCAGAGGTGCTCCATCTCATAATTAAACCATGTATTCTTGATATCTTAATagattaaataagaaaaatgcattGTTGTAGGAGGAGACCAGCAATATTTCACGTCAGATGTTGTGTTTGGGAATCCAGGAAAGTTTGAATCATACCACATCTGGAGAACATCTTCCTCATTTGgtgtttttaaacatacaaactCTTTAATTTGCTGCACATCAAACTAACATAATCCGGTCTTTATCCAGGAAGAGCCGGAGTTTAGATTTGAAGAAGCATTTCAAACTCCAGCTGTAGATGGTACAGACTCCCTGACATCAATGCAACTGGATTAACATGGTATAATATGTTAGCATGAGGCCTAAATATACAAAATCAGATCTAAAAGCATGACTTGTTCATGTTACAGAATCAACAGAGCCCAGTACAGGAGAACTGCAATAAAGGAGTACAAAtacgatttaaaaatgtaaaatactgtaatgaaaaataatgtcatgcaaaataatgaaaaaaaaaaatccaaataatgaaaataaatacaataaaaattaagaaaaaaaagtttatttttggagTTTGGATTAAATAcatggctattgaaaacaatgcattttaaaatttatgagCGTGTTTGCATTCACTCGCAAAATCTTTATGTTCTGTCgcaaaagtattgcattcccCAGAGAAACGTCTGCAATGACTCTCATTAGAGGCTCTGTAGAAATACTGCTCAagcatttaaacagtttttagacAGACAGCTCACCCATgaatgtgtaatattaaaattgtacaaaaaaatccCTCACTTTTCCACCATAGACGAGAGGGAGACAGGTGTAATaaccaatttttttaataaaggttaTAAAACACAAGACAGACTTTACTGTACATTTACCGACAAATTCTACAAAGCAATTAGGGTTTTACAGAGaattcaattttttaattttagacatcGTAACAAATGTAAACGATAGCTTAGAAATAAGAAACATTAGTTTTAGCATTCAGAGGAACGTAACAATTATAGGTATTTTTTCTTTAGTAAAAATAAGTGCTCTCCTGTTTACAGGGTTTATACATAAGAGCAAAAGATCACAGACCAACCATAAACAAAGGCTTTATAACCATTTCCCATTGTAAAATAAGATTCCACAAACATAAATACGTGGGAGGAAAATGGAATTGACCTGTATAACACGGATTTTTTTAACCATATCCAGAGTCTGCGTTCTTTGGTCTGTGATCTGAGAACAGTCTTAAGCTAAATTGTTGTTGTGCCCAATCCGGGTGATTATGGTGGACACCAGCCTCTCCATCTGCTCCGCCCTCTGTTTGCCCGTCTGCAGAACCTCCTCATGATTGGCCTTTTTCTCGCTGTTGTAGTCACTCACTACCTTATTAGTTATCAGAGACAGAGCGAAGACGCGCATCCCACAGTGCCGTGCCACGATCACCTCGTGAGCCGTACTCATGCCTAAAACACATTAGGGTCTGGTTATTAAACCAGTTCACATAGACAAATGTGTatataaactaattttaatttcagtgttaTATAGATTTCATTATACAGCACAACAACTCACTGGTCACTAAAccactgctcatttgcataacgAAAAAGTTACATTTGATTGAACTTAAGGTACGTTTACACAACTACTACTGCACTAAAAaagggaatcgaacccatgaccgaCAGGAAAACTAAATATTGCCAGTTCGAATGCTCAGAGAACTGCATTATACTCTAATATTATATCATAAAGCTATGATAACATGTTCCGATTGGTTAAAAGAAGCTTTACAGCAGACGAGACTCTTACCGACAGCATCAGCTCCCAGTTTGTTCAGCATGCGACACTCCGCGATCGTCTCGAACGACGGTCCGCCTAGAACGCAGTACACACCCTCTCGCAGGAAGTCACTGTAACCGAGCTCCGAACCCACGTCGAGCGCCAGCTGCTGGAGCTCTCGATCGTATGCGTCAGACATGCAGGGGAAACGAACACCAAACCTAAAAAGGTAAAGTAATGTTATATTATGAACAATATCTACAGAAGCACGTGTGGAATTTCTGCATGTCCTGAGTGTAGTGCTTAAAGGAACTAAATAAGCACATATAAACATGCCTTTCGTCATTGGGTCCAACCAGAGGGTTGTTTCCAGCAAATCCAGGAATGTTGAGATGATCTTTGATGATCATGATGTCGCCCACTTGATAGTCCTGGTTCAGACCGCCAGCGGCGTTGGTGAGAATCACGGTCTCCACACCCAGCAGCTTGAAGAGCCGCATAGGCATCGTAATCTGAAACGGAAGAACAATCTTAGTTTGAGATGCTCTGAATCTGGCATCAGGTGCATACTACGCCAGTTGTGTTCcattaatgctgttttttaattgttggtctTTATACACAAGGACATATTGTTGCATCTTGCTGATTTAAGCAGTAATTTTAGTGCAAAATAGTCTGTGTGAATGCTACTGAGTGTGAGTGTTCTGGTCTCTGCATACCATAGGGTCAGAGGGTTTACGTTTTAATCACACACACGACACAACCAGTTAAAATTAATTCAGTTTTCAGTAAGGTCATGTGTGGATCAAAGATGGTTCCACTTAGTTCACTTAATTCATTTTAAGAAGGATCATTAGGTCAGAGCCTTTTTAGTCAGTGCAACTTGCAATTTCAGTGATATTTAAATACATGGAAGTCAAGTTCTTAAACCCTCAGGCCTGGATCAGCACCGAGACCATTTGGATCTGGATATTGTTTACGTGTTTTGGACTCTGACGTGCCAGAGTGCATGTATTATAAGGGGTTCGTTCGTACCTTTTGGACGGGATAACCCTCATAGAGATGAAACCGTCCCTGCATGCATACACATGTTCTATCCTTAAAAGTGCCAAACACCAGCCGGCCTGCATGACCGTGCACTGCAGAAGAGAAAGAGACGCAAGGGTGAGCAAAGATAAAAGAAGTAAATGCAATGATCTTAGAAGATAAAGTACACAATATCCTAGATTATACGGAA encodes:
- the LOC109093265 gene encoding purine nucleoside phosphorylase-like translates to MLPESSTGCSFEDCQDTADWLLSQTAVRPLVGIVCGSGLGGLADVLKDQEAFNYKDIPNFPQSTVHGHAGRLVFGTFKDRTCVCMQGRFHLYEGYPVQKITMPMRLFKLLGVETVILTNAAGGLNQDYEVGDIMIIKDHLNIPGFAGNNPLVGPNDERFGVRFPCMSDAYDRELQQLALDVGSELGYSDFLREGVYCVLGGPSFETIAECRMLNKLGADAVGMSTAHEVIVARHCGMRVFALSLITNKVVSDYNSEKKANHEEVLQTGKQRAEQMERLVSTIITLIGHNNNLA
- the LOC109093266 gene encoding purine nucleoside phosphorylase-like; protein product: MLPESSTGCSFEDCQDTADWLLSQTAVRPLVGIVCGSGLGGLADVLKDQVAFNYKDIPNFPQSTVHGHAGRLVFGTFKDRTCVCMQGRFHLYEGYPVQKITMPMRLFKLLGVETVILTNAAGGLNQDYQVGDIMIIKDHLNIPGFAGNNPLVGPNDERFGVRFPCMSDAYDRELQQLALDVGSELGYSDFLREGVYCVLGGPSFETIAECRMLNKLGADAVGMSTAHEVIVARHCGMRVFALSLITNKVVSDYNSEKKANHEEVLQTGKQRAEQMERLVSTIITRIGHNNNLA